The nucleotide sequence CCCAAGAACATAAGTCCAAAGAGAATAAACATTATTCCAATAATATAATTGAATATCTTTTGATGAAAGATGTGAGTTAAAAGATCAGTAAAAAAAAGGAATGAAAAATTAATAATAATTATTCCCAAGATACTGCCTAAGATAAATTTTTTCCTGTCTCTGACTAAAACCAAAGCAGCATAGAATGTAGTGATAGTCCCGATAAAACATGGGTGAAAAAATCCTGAAATGCCCAAAGTAAAGGCAACGAAATAAATCATAGATACTCCTCCTAATTTTTTTATTCTAAGATTATATACTGAAATTATAAAAAAAATCCTGTATAGAACAAGATAATAACTTTATGGTTTGAGTAAGATATAGTATAATTTAAACTATAAAATAATGGTACAGGAGGGTGTATTATGAAAAAAAGAGAGGATTATCTCAGCTGGGATGAATATTTCATGGGGATAGCAGTTTTGTCGGGACAGAGAAGTAAAGATCCTAGTACTCAAGTAGGAGCTTGTATAATAAATGAGGATAAAAAAATTGTTGGAGCAGGATATAATGGATTTCCCAAGGGGTGTTCCGATGAGGAGTTTCCGTGGGGAAGAGATGGAGGATTTTTAGAGACTAAATATCCATTTGTAATGCATGCAGAACAAAATGCGATCTTAAATAGTATAAAAAACTTAAAAAATTGTACTATATATGTAGGGTTATTTCCATGCCATGAGTGTGCTAAGTCAATAATTCAAAGTGGAATAACTAATGTGGTCTATCTTTCTGATAAATATGATGGGACAGATTCTAACAAGGCATCTAAGATGCTTTTAAACAGTGCAGGGGTAAAATATACTAAATTAATCCCAAGAAAAATGGAGATATCTATCTCTTTAGATGAAAATTTAATTTAATTTTAAAATCGGTAACCTATGTTACCGATTTTTTTCTTTTTTTACTGATATAATCAATTATAGAAAAGAAGAAAGAAGGAGAAAAAATGTTTAATAAACTAAAAAAATTATTTAGTAAAAAAAATGAAAATGGAGGAAATAATATGTCAATGTTTTGTTACCAATGTCAAGAAACAGCAAAAGGAACTGGATGTACAATAGCAGGTGTCTGTGGGAAGAAGCCAGAAACTTCTAATTTACAAGACTTATTAATATATACAGCTAAATCAATAGCTATTTTAAGAGAAGGAATTGATTTAGAGACAAGAAAATCTTGTGGTTGTTGTGAAGGAATTGATTACTATATAACAAATGCATTATTTACTACTATAACAAATGCTAACTTTGATGACGAGGCTATCGCAGCTCAAATTACAGAAGGTTTAGCATTAAGAGAAAAATTAAAAGCTAATTTTATTAAAAAAGGAAGAACTCCTAAAAGATTAGAAAATCATGATGCATTAACATTTACCGTAGAAACTATGGAAGAGATGCAGGCTAAATCATTATCAGTAGGAGTATTAGCAACTGAAGATGAAAATATCAGATCACTTAGAGAACTTACTATATACGGATTAAAAG is from Psychrilyobacter atlanticus DSM 19335 and encodes:
- a CDS encoding deoxycytidylate deaminase, with protein sequence MKKREDYLSWDEYFMGIAVLSGQRSKDPSTQVGACIINEDKKIVGAGYNGFPKGCSDEEFPWGRDGGFLETKYPFVMHAEQNAILNSIKNLKNCTIYVGLFPCHECAKSIIQSGITNVVYLSDKYDGTDSNKASKMLLNSAGVKYTKLIPRKMEISISLDENLI